A genomic window from Flavobacterium lindanitolerans includes:
- a CDS encoding DUF47 domain-containing protein, which yields MSLNSIFQFLVPKDKKFFPLFEQASQNLILLAETLHEAVNAPKLERENYFRKIEELEAIIEEITHKTHLELSRNFITPFDREDIFALVKSMDDVADYMHGAASRMRLYQVEKITKSIRKLTEINLEACQHIGIAIKELKDLKNLKAIADACKKINKLESKADNVFDKAVADIFENETDAKNIIKYKEVLSALESASDKCKSVANVLESVVVKHS from the coding sequence ATGTCTTTAAACAGTATTTTCCAGTTTTTAGTTCCTAAAGATAAAAAGTTCTTCCCTCTTTTCGAACAGGCTTCACAAAATTTAATCTTATTGGCTGAAACTTTGCACGAGGCAGTAAATGCGCCAAAGCTAGAAAGAGAGAACTATTTCAGAAAAATCGAAGAGCTAGAGGCTATTATTGAGGAAATTACACACAAAACCCACCTGGAGCTAAGCAGAAACTTTATTACTCCATTTGACCGTGAGGATATTTTCGCCCTTGTAAAATCAATGGATGATGTGGCAGATTATATGCATGGTGCTGCCAGTAGAATGCGTTTGTATCAGGTAGAAAAAATCACGAAATCAATTCGTAAATTGACTGAAATCAACCTGGAAGCCTGCCAGCATATTGGTATTGCGATAAAAGAGTTGAAAGATTTGAAAAATCTTAAAGCGATTGCAGATGCCTGCAAAAAAATCAATAAGTTGGAAAGTAAGGCAGATAACGTTTTTGACAAAGCGGTTGCCGATATCTTTGAAAATGAGACTGATGCTAAAAACATCATCAAGTATAAAGAAGTTTTGTCTGCACTTGAATCTGCATCAGACAAATGTAAGAGCGTAGCAAACGTTTTGGAATCTGTGGTAGTTAAGCACTCCTAA